In Humulus lupulus chromosome 6, drHumLupu1.1, whole genome shotgun sequence, a single genomic region encodes these proteins:
- the LOC133785223 gene encoding uncharacterized protein LOC133785223, whose protein sequence is MSAEDPFNLYSEFDPVAPASKKNGSRQHRGESSSNPPTKKAQTGDPPVSDPSKETTPPPAPINQSSPPAPEDQTLPPSPANQTPPTPADQTPPDQTVEALMNMALNLAKDRLTKLSRHRRSQEAIGNTDSMEVEQIFNLVLNEVLSGVLTMSAVWRCSRALTAQYKKRLGEQLRASEDKHAGELKMAEAKYTKQLEEAEKKNAGLLRQKAKLAEEVK, encoded by the exons ATGTCTGCTGAAGATCCATTCAACTTGTATAGCGAATTTGACCCCGttgctcctgcgagcaagaaaaATGGGAGCAGGCAACATCGTGGGGAAAGCAGCAGCAACCCTCCGACGAAAAAGGCTCAAACCGGGGATCCTCCAGTATCAGATCCTTCCAAGGAAACAacacctcctccagctcccatcaACCAGTCGTCTCCACCAGCCCCCGAGGACCAAACACTTCCTCCATCGCCTGCCAACCAAACTCCTCCAACTCCTGCTGACCAAACCCCTCCTGATCAGACAGTAGAGGCTTTGATGAACATGGCTCTCAATTTGGCCAAAGATAGGCTGACAAAGCTATCGAGGCACCGACGCAGCCAAGAGGCCATCGGCAATACTGACTCCATGGAAGTCGAGCAGATCTTCAACCTTGTGTTGAACGAAGTGCTCAGC GGAGTTCTAACCATGAGCGCTGTCTGGCGCTGCTCGAGGGCATTGACTGCTCAATACAAGAAGAGGCTTGGTGAACAACTCAGAGCGTCTGAGGATAAACACGCTGgggagcttaagatggctgaggcCAAATACACCAAGCAACTCGAGGAAGCCGAGAAGAAAAATGCTGGATTGCTCAGACAGAAGGCCAAGCTGGCCGAAGAGGTGAAATAG